The proteins below come from a single Ovis aries strain OAR_USU_Benz2616 breed Rambouillet chromosome 18, ARS-UI_Ramb_v3.0, whole genome shotgun sequence genomic window:
- the LOC114109119 gene encoding ferritin light chain-like, whose amino-acid sequence MSSQIRQNYSTEVEAAVNRLVNMQLRASYTYLSLGFYFDRDDVALEGVGHFFRELAKEKREGAERLLKLQNQRGGRALFLDVQKPSQDEWGKTQDAMEAALLVEKNLNQALLDLHGLASARGDPHICDFLENHFLDEEVKLIKKMGDHLTNLRRLAGPQAGLGEYLFKRLTLKHD is encoded by the coding sequence ATGAGCTCCCAGATTCGTCAGAATTATTCTACCGAGGTGGAGGCCGCCGTCAACCGCCTGGTTAACATGCAACTGCGGGCCTCCTACACCTACCTCTCTCTGGGCTTCTATTTCGACCGCGACGATGTGGCCCTGGAAGGAGTGGGTCACTTTTTTCGCGAATTGGCCAAGGAGAAGCGCGAGGGCGCGGAGCGTCTCTTGAAACTGCAAAACCAGCGTGGCGGCCGCGCCCTCTTCCTGGACGTGCAGAAGCCATCTCAAGATGAGTGGGGTAAAACCCAGGACGCTATGGAAGCCGCCCTTCTCGTAGAGAAGAACCTGAATCAAGCCCTGCTGGATCTGCATGGCCTGGCTTCTGCCCGCGGAGACCCCCACATCTGTGACTTCCTGGAGAACCACTTCCTAGATGAGGAAGTGAAACTCATCAAGAAGATGGGTGACCACCTGACCAACCTCCGTAGGCTGGCTGGTCCCCAGGCTGGGTTGGGCGAGTATCTCTTCAAAAGGCTTACCCTCAAGCACGACTAG